CGACGCTGACTTCGCGCAGGATCTTGAGGCGCGTCGAGACAGGCGTCCCGGCGACGACGAAGGTATAGCCGATCGAGCCGCCGATTGCCGTCGTGCGCCCCTTGTAGGGCCCGAGGGAGGCGCCGGCACCGCTATCCGCCGTGACCTGCTGATAATGCGAGACCTGGGCGCCGACCGTCAGCTCCTTGGTGAGCGAATAGGTGACGGCGAGGTCGCCATGGACCGCATTGCCGCTCTTGTAGTCGGTATCGTCGTTCTTGCCGTTGATCTCGAAGCCGACGGCGCCCGAGATGTCGAGGCCGATCTTCGGGTCGAACCAGGTTGCCGCCGCGTAGAGATCGCCGATCCAGCGATTGAACGACAGGTTGGACAGCTGGCCATCCTGATAGGTGCCGGAAGGAATGTTGACGGCGGCGCCGACCTGCCAATGGAAGTTGCCGGCATGCCAGCCGACGAAGCTCGTCATGACGGGATCGCCGAACAGGAATTCCGAATCCCGCAGCTTCACGCCGAACCCGCGGCCGAGACGAGGCGCGGCGATCAGCGCTCCCGCGCTGACGCGCGGCTGGCCGAAAGGCAGGGTGACGGCGAAGGCCAGGTTGCCGCCGAGAATCTCGACAGGCGTGACCCAGGTCGGCGTGGCGAAGTTGACGCGCGCCTGGACCTTGACATTGGTGAGGACGGAGCCGCCAATCTGCGTCTGCGTGCTTGCCGAAAGGCGTCCTGAGTACGAATAGAAGTCGTTCTCGAAGTAGAAGCCGGGTGGCGGGACGATGCCGGCGCCGGGGCCGCGAAGTCCGGGAACGAAAAGGCTGGCGCCGCTTTCGGTGGCGAAGACCGCATCGGGAACGGCACCGACAGCAACCCATGCCGTTGCTGCGAAGACAGCCGTACCTATACGCCGCATGATTGATGTCCCTGACCCCTCATGCGGACGCTGGACCGATTTGCTGGGGTCGTCAAAGCGGCCTGACGATTGCTGCAGGCGAAAACAGGATTGTTACGGTTACATGGTGTCCCGACGGCGAGGACTGGAGTCACACTATTCATGTGTCCGTTCGTCTGATGAAAGCGTGGCGATGGAAAACGCGCAGAGACGCGGCCTGGCTCGCCTGATGCTCCGGTGGCCACAAAAGCGCCCAGCGCTCAAGGCTCGGTTCGGCAGCGATGCGCGGCTTGCGGAGTTGTGCGAAGCCTATGAAGTCGCCTGCGAGGCGGCTTCCTACTGGGACAAGTCTCCGTCGCCCGCTGCCCCCGAACGGGCGCAAGAGTATCGCTCGCTGATGGTCGCGACAGAGCAAGATATCCTGAAGCGAATTTCTTAAGGTCGTCGGGAATCGCGAGTGTGCCATGCGTCTTCAGGCTTGCTGACACGGCCAACTGCACGTCATACTTGGAACAGCGTACATTATATCGACGTGGTTTCGGTCCAGCGGCGAGGACGAAGCGATGCGCGAGAGCTTGAACAGCAGGCGGGAACCACCGGGGGCCGAACAGGTCTTCGGAGCTCTCGAACGATTGCTGACTTCCGATGAACTGCGTCTTTCGGAGCGCAACCGGCGCTTCCTGTCCTTCGTGGTGACGCAGGCCATCAGAGGCACGGCGGATCGCATCAAGGCTTATACGATCGGCGTCGATGTCTTCGGACGCGATGAAGCCTTCGATCCGGCGACGGATCCGATCGTCAGGATCGAGGCGACACGCTTGAGAGCGGCCCTGGCATCCTATTACGAGCAGGTGGGATCTGAAGCGGCGGTCAGGATTTCGCTTCCCAAGGGCAGTTACGTGCCGGCATTCGACTGGGCTGCCTTGGCGCACGGCGCGGAGGCCGGCGGGGATCTCGCCGAGAAGAGGGCCGGCATGCCGCTGCTCTCGGCGCAAGTGATCGTTCAGGATCATACCGGGCGGGGCAATGAAGACATGGCGGCACGCGCCGAGCTGTTCGTCGATGCGCTCGCGATGACGCTGCAGAAGGCTTCCTTCACGGTCCATGTCGTGCCGCCGGAGGAGCGCCGTGCGGCCGCCGACGCGATCCAGGCCATCTACTGTGCGCCGCATGAGGCGCTTTCGCTCGATATCGCGGTTCGCCCCGTCGATGCCAAGATGCGTTACTCCTGGCGCCTGGGCGATCTCGCAACAGGCGAGGTCCTGGCCACCAGCTTCCGCGACTACGTGGTCGCGAGCGCATCCGGCTATGAGGGCGTCGACGATCTGGCCGCCGACGCGACCAGCGCCATGTCCGCGGCCATCGGCCTGCGCCAGCGCGCACAAGGCCGGGTTCCGTAACCGTTACAGGCTTAAGCCCCAAATTGGTCCATGCAATGCTCGGCGGCGTGCGCGGACGAACGCTGTGTCAGCTATGTCTCCACGGTTGCAATGTGAAACCAGGAGCATTTCATGGAACGCCATAAATTCCTGGCCGCGGCAGCACTGGCTGCCGTCCTGGGTCTCTCGGGGGGCGCGGCGAAGGCTCAGCAGCCCGCGCCTGCATCGGCGCCCAGCCGGCCGAACATTCTCGTGATCTTCGGCGACGACATCGGCCAGTCGAACATCAGTGCCTACACGCAGGGGTTGGTCGGCTACAGAACGCCGAACATCGACCGGATCGCCAAGGAAGGCATGATGTTCACCGATTATTACGCGGAGAACAGCTGCACGGCGGGACGCTCTTCCTTCATCACGGGGCAGACGCCCAAGCGCACCGGTCTCACCAAGGTCGGCATTCCCGGCGCGCCGGTCGGCCTGCAGGACCGCGACATCACCATTGCCCAGGCGCTCAAGGCCCGCGGCTACGCGACCGGGCAGTTCGGCAAGAACCATCTCGGTGACCGCGATGAATACCTGCCGACCCGGCACGGCTTCGACGAGTTCTTCGGCAATCTCTACCATCTCAATGCCGAGGAGGAGCCCGAGCGGCCGTACTGGCCAAAGCAGGACACGGCCTATGTCAAGGCCAACTCGCCGCGCGGCGTGCTCAAGGCCTCTGCCGACGGCAAGATCGAGGATACCGGCCCGCTGACCAAGAAGCGGATGGAGACGATCGACGACGAGACGACCGCGGGCGCAATCGATTTCATGCAGCGTCAGGTCCGGGCCAACAAGCCGTTCTTCACCTGGATGAACACGACGCGCATGCACGTGTTCACGCATATTCGCGAAGCCAACAAGGGCAAGAGCGGCATGCCCGGCAACGACTACGCCGACGGCATGCTCGAGCACGACGAGGATGTCGGCAAGCTGCTGAAGGCGGTCGACGATCTTGGCATTGCAAGCAACACCATCGTCATTTACGCCACGGATAACGGTCCGAACCGATTCTCCTGGCCGGATGCGGCGACCTCGCCGTTCCGCAACGAGAAGGATTCGAACTGGGAAGGCGCCTTCCGCGTGCCGGCCATGGTCCGCTGGCCTGGAAAGATCAAGCCGGGCGAGGTCTCCAACGAGATGTTTTCAGGCCTCGACTGGTTCCCGACCCTGCTCGCTGCGGCCGGCGACACGGACGTCAAGGAGCGCCTGCTCAAGGGTACGAGCGTCGAGAACAAGACCTTCAAGGTCCATCTCGACGGCTACAACCAGCTGCCCTACCTGACCGGCCAGCAGCCGAAGGGCAACCGCACCGACTTCGCCTATTTCAACGATGACGGCGTGCTCGTCGCCTATCGCCACGAGAACTGGAAGGCCGTGTTCTGCGAGATGAAGTATCCCGGCGGCTTCGACGTCTGGAAGGAGCCCTTCGTCTGCCTGCGCGTGCCGAAGATCTTCAACCTGCGCATGGACCCCTTCGAGCGCGCCGACATCGTCTCGGACCAGTACAATGCCTGGCTGGTCGACAACGTCTATCTGGCCGGCTGGCTGGTGACCAAGGCGGCCGGTTTCCTCGAAACCTTCATCGAATATCCGCCGAGCCAGGAAGCGCCGAGCTTCTCGATCGATCAGGTGGCGCGCGACGTGGAGGCGAAGATCAAGGCCAATGCCGCCAAGGCTGCTCCCAAGTAGCGAGACGCACAAACCCGGTCGGCGCACTCCGCCGACCGGGCCCTTGCCCGAATTGGCCTCGTTTACCGACGGGTGCTCCGTTGGCTCATGACGTTTCTCCTCCGGATGTCGCGGCTTTTCCTGAGGGGCCATCGCCCAAGCTGAAGCCGGATCGAAGAGCTTCTTTTTCTGCACGGGAAGGTGGAAGATCGGAGATGCTCAGCCGGAAGATGTCGAGCGGGATGCCGACGCATTGCAACGGTTGCCGGAACCCTGGATTGGAAGGCTCCCGCGATGCGGCCGGATGACATCATCGAGCGCTTCCGGGTGACCGACGGAGACGGCTTCCGCCTGAAGCGTTTCGACCCCGCCGATACCTGCGGGCTCGATATCGACAAGGACGCGGCGAAGCAGCTGCTGCAGGACGGCGTGAGGCGCCTGCACGAGTTGCAGGAGCGGCTCTATGCCGGCAGGCGCTGGTCCGTGCTCATCGTGCTGCAGGCGATCGACACCGCCGGCAAGGACGGCACGATCGAGCACGTCATGTCCGGCGTGAACCCGCAGGGCTGCCGGGTCACCTCCTTCAAGGCGCCGAGCCAGCTGGAGCTGAGCCATAACTTTCTCTGGCGCGCCACCTGCGCGCTACCGGGGCGCGGCGAGATCGGCATCTTCAACCGGTCCTATTACGAGGAGGTCCTCGTCGTCCGCGTCCATCCCGAGCTGCTGAAGAAACAGGGGCTGGCACCGAAGCTGATCGGCAAGGACGTCTGGCAGCAGCGTTTCAAAAGCATCCGCGAGTTCGAGCACCACCTGACGCGAAACGGGACCATCATCCTGAAATTCTTCCTTCATCTCTCGAAGGACGAGCAGCGCCGCCGCCTGCTGGAGCGGATCGACCAGCCCGACAAGAACTGGAAGTTCGATCCCGCCGATATCGCCGAGCGCCGCCACTGGGACGCCTATCAGGCAAGTTATGAGGAGGCCATCGCCAGTACCGCGACCAAGACGGCGCCCTGGCATGTTGTTCCCGCCGACAACAAGTGGTTCACTCGGCTGTTCGTCGCCGCCGCGATCGTGGAGTGTCTGGAAAAGTGCAAGCTCAAATTCCCGAAGGTCGATGACGACGCGCGCGAGGCGATGGCGCAGGCTCGGAAAGAACTTCTGGCCGAGGGCGATCTCGGCGGGAGCCGCCTGAAGAAAGGCCGAGACGATGGTTGACGCTGCGATTCTGGACGTGCCCGCTGCGACCGAGGGGATGATCCGCATTGCCGGCGGCACCTTCCATATGGGGTCGGGCAAGCATTATCCGGAGGAGGCGCCGAGCCATCGCGTCAGCGTCGACCCGTTCTGGATCGATGCGACGCTGGTCACGAACCGGCAGTTCCGGTCCTTCGTCGAGGCGACCGGCCATGTCACCTTCGCCGAGATCGCGCCGGACCCGAAGGATTACCCGGGCGCCCTCCCGCATATGCTGCGGGCGGGATCGCTGATGTTCGATCCGCCGTCGCATCCCGTCGATCTGCGCAACTGGGCGCAGTGGTGGACGTTCAAGTTCGGCGCGACCTGGCGCAAGCCCTACGGTTCGGGATCCTCGATCAAGGGCATGGACGACCATCCCGTCGTCCATGTCGCCTATCGCGACGCCGAGGCCTATGCGGCGTGGGCCGGCAAATCGCTGCCGACCGAGGCGGAGTGGGAATTCGCCGCCTGGGGCGGGCGAGAAGACGCCGAATTCGCCTGGGGCGACGAGCTCGTGCCGGCCGGCCGTCACATGGCGAATATCTGGCAGGGGAATTTCCCCAGCGAGAACACCAAGGATGACGGCTGGGCCCGCACCTCGCCTGTCAAGGCGTTTCCGGCGAACGGCTATGATCTCTACGACATGATCGGCAATGTCTGGGAGTGGACAGCCGATTTCTGGTCGGTGCGCCATCAGGCCGACGCACCCAAGGCCTGTTGCGTGCCGCAGAACCCGCGCGGGGGGCCGGAGGCCGAGAGCTACGATCCCCGCCAGCCGACGATCCACATTCCCCGCAAGGTACTGAAGGGCGGCTCCCATTTGTGCGCGCCGAGTTACTGCCGGCGCTACCGGCCGGCGGCGCGCCATGCCGAGCCCGTCGACACCTCCACCAGCCATGTCGGTTTTCGCTGCGTGGTCCGCGAGCGCTGATGTCTCGGAAGTCGATCACCAACCACGGACAGCGAAGAGGACGGCGCAAGCCGAAGGCCGCAATGACCCAGATCAGCAAGACGAAACGCTTCGCCCTGCTCGTGCTCATGGTCCCCGCATTCGTGCTGGGCGCCTGCACGACGCAGGATGCGGCCTCGCCGCCGCCGGAAACGCAGCGGATCGTGACGTCCACGCCTACCCAGCGCAGTTATCTCGATGCCGGCCCGGCGCCGGCACGGGGTGGTGGCCCGAACTATGTGCAGGCTGGTCAGAACAGTTTCGCGCGCCAGACGGACAGCTTCGGCAACGATGTCGTTCCCAGGATTCCGTGAGAGCCCTCGCATCCGTGTGCCAGCACGCGTGGCGCCTCTGTAGGCGTTTACGGTTACGCGCTTGACGAGGACGGAGAGGGCGCGCATCGCCGGCTTGCCATGAGATGGCCTGCCCGGCTCCCGTCCTCACGGCCGTAACGGTTACAAGGCTGACTTGATCCGGGGTTCCGTCACACTCCGATCCCAGCCACAGTCGAGGGTCGGGCAATGGATGAAGCGGGGCAGGCCGCGCGCGATGCATTGAAAGAGCTGCAGAGCCGGATGAACCAGGACATCATCGGGCAGGAGCGTGTGGTCGAGCGCATCGTCATCGCGTTGCTCGCCAACGGCAACGTGCTGCTGGAAGGCCTGCCCGGCCTTGCCAAGACGCGGGCGATCAAGAGCCTGTCGCAGAATCTGGAATCGGATTTCAGCCGTATCCAGTTCACGCCGGACCTGCTGCCCTCGGACGTGACGGGCGGCGAGATCCTGCGCGCCGACGGGCAGTTCGAATTCCGCAAGGGGCCGGTCTTCGGCAATCTCGTCCTGGCCGACGAGATCAACCGTGCCCCGCCCAAGGTTCAGTCGGCCCTCCTCGAGGCGATGGAGGAGCGCCACGTCACCGTGGCCGGCAAGCGCTACGACCTGCCGCCGCTCTTCATGGTCCTCGCGACGCAGAACCCGATCGAGCAGGAGGGCACCTAT
Above is a genomic segment from Bosea sp. NBC_00550 containing:
- a CDS encoding SphA family protein, coding for MRRIGTAVFAATAWVAVGAVPDAVFATESGASLFVPGLRGPGAGIVPPPGFYFENDFYSYSGRLSASTQTQIGGSVLTNVKVQARVNFATPTWVTPVEILGGNLAFAVTLPFGQPRVSAGALIAAPRLGRGFGVKLRDSEFLFGDPVMTSFVGWHAGNFHWQVGAAVNIPSGTYQDGQLSNLSFNRWIGDLYAAATWFDPKIGLDISGAVGFEINGKNDDTDYKSGNAVHGDLAVTYSLTKELTVGAQVSHYQQVTADSGAGASLGPYKGRTTAIGGSIGYTFVVAGTPVSTRLKILREVSVENRPQGTIGLVSVAFPLGHVAQAAPPPEPVPGARVVKY
- a CDS encoding arylsulfatase, translating into MERHKFLAAAALAAVLGLSGGAAKAQQPAPASAPSRPNILVIFGDDIGQSNISAYTQGLVGYRTPNIDRIAKEGMMFTDYYAENSCTAGRSSFITGQTPKRTGLTKVGIPGAPVGLQDRDITIAQALKARGYATGQFGKNHLGDRDEYLPTRHGFDEFFGNLYHLNAEEEPERPYWPKQDTAYVKANSPRGVLKASADGKIEDTGPLTKKRMETIDDETTAGAIDFMQRQVRANKPFFTWMNTTRMHVFTHIREANKGKSGMPGNDYADGMLEHDEDVGKLLKAVDDLGIASNTIVIYATDNGPNRFSWPDAATSPFRNEKDSNWEGAFRVPAMVRWPGKIKPGEVSNEMFSGLDWFPTLLAAAGDTDVKERLLKGTSVENKTFKVHLDGYNQLPYLTGQQPKGNRTDFAYFNDDGVLVAYRHENWKAVFCEMKYPGGFDVWKEPFVCLRVPKIFNLRMDPFERADIVSDQYNAWLVDNVYLAGWLVTKAAGFLETFIEYPPSQEAPSFSIDQVARDVEAKIKANAAKAAPK
- a CDS encoding polyphosphate kinase 2 family protein, with the translated sequence MRPDDIIERFRVTDGDGFRLKRFDPADTCGLDIDKDAAKQLLQDGVRRLHELQERLYAGRRWSVLIVLQAIDTAGKDGTIEHVMSGVNPQGCRVTSFKAPSQLELSHNFLWRATCALPGRGEIGIFNRSYYEEVLVVRVHPELLKKQGLAPKLIGKDVWQQRFKSIREFEHHLTRNGTIILKFFLHLSKDEQRRRLLERIDQPDKNWKFDPADIAERRHWDAYQASYEEAIASTATKTAPWHVVPADNKWFTRLFVAAAIVECLEKCKLKFPKVDDDAREAMAQARKELLAEGDLGGSRLKKGRDDG
- a CDS encoding formylglycine-generating enzyme family protein, which produces MVDAAILDVPAATEGMIRIAGGTFHMGSGKHYPEEAPSHRVSVDPFWIDATLVTNRQFRSFVEATGHVTFAEIAPDPKDYPGALPHMLRAGSLMFDPPSHPVDLRNWAQWWTFKFGATWRKPYGSGSSIKGMDDHPVVHVAYRDAEAYAAWAGKSLPTEAEWEFAAWGGREDAEFAWGDELVPAGRHMANIWQGNFPSENTKDDGWARTSPVKAFPANGYDLYDMIGNVWEWTADFWSVRHQADAPKACCVPQNPRGGPEAESYDPRQPTIHIPRKVLKGGSHLCAPSYCRRYRPAARHAEPVDTSTSHVGFRCVVRER